A section of the Carya illinoinensis cultivar Pawnee chromosome 12, C.illinoinensisPawnee_v1, whole genome shotgun sequence genome encodes:
- the LOC122289624 gene encoding serine/threonine-protein phosphatase PP-X isozyme 2 gives MSDLDRQIEQLKKCEPLKESEVKALCLKAMEILVEESNVQRVDAPVTICGDIHGQFYDMKELFKVGGDCPKTNYLFLGDFVDRGFYSVETFLLLLALKVRYPDRITLIRGNHESRQITQVYGFYDECLRKYGSVNVWRYCTDIFDYLSLSALIENRIFSVHGGLSPAISTLDQIRIIDRKQEVPHDGAMCDLLWSDPEDIVDGWGLSPRGAGFLFGGSVVTSFNHSNNIDYICRAHQLVMEGYKWMFNSQIVTVWSAPNYCYRCGNVAAILELDENLNKQFRVFDAAPQESRGTPAKKPAPDYFL, from the exons ATGTCAGACCTAGACAGGCAAATAGAGCAGCTGAAGAAATGCGAGCCTCTTAAGGAGTCCGAGGTCAAGGCTCTCTGCCTCAAAGCCATGGAAATCCTCGTCGAAGAGAGCAACGTTCAAAGGGTCGACGCCCCTGTCACA ATATGTGGTGACATCCACGGGCAGTTCTACGACATGAAAGAACTTTTCAAAGTAGGAGGTGATTGCCCAAAGACTAACTACTTGTTTCTTGGAGATTTTGTTGACAGAGGATTCTACTCTGTGGAGACATTTCTGCTTCTATTAGCCTTGAAG GTGAGATATCCAGATCGGATAACTCTGATTAGAGGGAACCACGAGAGCCGTCAGATCACGCAG GTATATGGATTCTACGACGAGTGCCTTCGTAAATATGGATCTGTGAATGTTTGGAGATATTGCACTGATATATTTGATTACTTAAG TCTATCAGCGCTCATTGAAAACAGAATTTTCAGTGTCCATGGAGGACTCTCTCCTGCCATATCAACATTGGATCAG ATACGAATAATTGATCGGAAGCAAGAAGTACCTCATGATGGTGCTATGTGTGACCTCCTTTGGTCTGATCCCGAAGATATCGTGGATGGTTGGGGTTTGAGTCCCCGTGGTGCTGGTTTCCTATTTGGCGGCAGTGTCGTGACTTCTTTTAACCATTCAAACAACATTGATTACATCTGTCGTGCCCATCAGTTGGTAATGGAAGGCTATAAATGGATGTTCAATAGCCAGATAGTTACAGTCTGGTCAGCTCCAAATTACTGCTACAG ATGTGGTAATGTAGCTGCAATTCTTGAGTTAGATGAGAATCTCAACAAGCAGTTTCGTGTGTTTGATGCTGCTCCACAG GAATCAAGAGGGACACCTGCGAAGAAACCTGCAccagattattttttatga